A window of the Candidatus Neomarinimicrobiota bacterium genome harbors these coding sequences:
- a CDS encoding DUF4258 domain-containing protein, which yields MIEMLWIQRCIQDEKYLFSKHGDQERQNDNLKIREIEEALQDGKIIESYQDTGRGESCLVAGFTKGGKPVHCVCGSQENQMVIITVYIPKPPKFKNPYERGTE from the coding sequence ATGATTGAAATGCTTTGGATACAGCGTTGTATTCAGGATGAAAAATATTTATTCTCCAAGCATGGCGACCAGGAACGCCAAAATGATAATTTAAAAATTCGGGAGATTGAGGAAGCACTGCAGGATGGAAAAATCATCGAATCATACCAGGACACCGGTCGTGGTGAAAGTTGCTTGGTCGCGGGATTCACAAAAGGCGGTAAGCCAGTCCATTGTGTTTGCGGGAGTCAGGAGAACCAAATGGTCATTATCACAGTATATATTCCCAAACCACCAAAATTTAAAAACCCGTATGAGAGAGGTACAGAATGA
- a CDS encoding type II toxin-antitoxin system MqsA family antitoxin, with product MMKVCSFCGHTTFSEKKVQYIYRHDGNMMVVNNVPCQECDYCGEQYFQAEVLKKIETDFEDIRTERKKPQRQISVPVEEY from the coding sequence ATGATGAAGGTATGTAGTTTCTGTGGGCATACGACCTTTTCCGAAAAGAAAGTACAATATATTTACAGGCACGACGGTAACATGATGGTCGTGAATAACGTCCCCTGTCAGGAATGTGATTATTGTGGTGAACAATACTTTCAGGCAGAAGTGCTGAAAAAAATCGAGACGGATTTTGAAGATATTCGTACTGAACGAAAAAAACCGCAAAGACAAATTTCGGTTCCGGTAGAAGAGTATTAG